GAGAACGAGGAAAAGCTCCCTGCCTTAGAGCTACTGTTTGCAATTCTCCAAAAGGCCCTTTCCCCATTTATAGCCAAGGACTGAGTAAAATGGAAGAAAGCAATACCATTCTTGTTGTAAATAGTGTTGTAAATAGGGTCTGTTGTAAATAGTGTTGTAAATAGGGTCAGAGTGTAAATAGGGTCAGAGTAAAATTAATCCATGAATTACTTTACTATGTGTGGAGCGGGGTCGGACCAAGCTGATGCATAATAACCTTTCGATATTACAAAGTAAATTTTCAAAATAAGCTGAATTTCTTTTCTTAGATGGCCCATTTCATAGCCACAATGGACGTTCTAAGGTATTCTTGGCTATGGGAAATGCAAGAAAAGAGAACGGATTTTTTTAATCCCTCGCCAGCAACAAATAAATTGGACAGAGACTGAAAATAACAAACAGCACGTTAGGTACATAGAAAAACGAGAATGAAAATCACATATCAAAGCGCTGCACCGGACAAACCGGTAAGCGTAATGGGTGACCCAACAAATTGTTGACCACAAAAATTTGTTAAAAGAAAACTGGGAAGTGTCCCTAGTTTTTTCCTTTTGCAGCGATGCCCCTTGTTGCCAAGGCATTAGCATCGAGTCTTGCTGCAGAATAAAAATCAAAATTACTCAAGCAGTTGTTCAACATATACCATGATTTCTTGATGCACAGCGTCAATATTTTTAAGCCCATCAACTCGACGAATAAAATCCCGTTTCATGCCTGAAAATGCCTGTGAAACTCGACGCAGAGACTCTTCCTGCTCAAAATCGTTCAAGGACTCCTTTCTATACTTCTCGATTCTCAGCACCGACTCTTCAACTGGTAATTCAATAATAATTGCCAGATCCGGGCGTGGAGCAAACTCCTCATTTATTTTAAGAATAGACTCAGAATCGATGCCGGCAGCACCTTGATAGGCAGCCGTTGAGAGATAATACCGGTCAGTCAGAACAACCTTACCTTGACGCAGAGCTGGGTTAATAAGCCTTTCAACATGTTCCTTCCGGTCGCGAATAAACAGTGCCAACTCTTCCTCTTTTGTTACCGAGTTACGATTTGAATAAAGCGCTCGAATCTTCTGCCCATAGGTTCCATCTGTTGGCTCTCTGGTCGCAATCACATCCAAACCACGTTTATGTAATTGTTCGGCCAACAATCGTATCTGCGTTGTTTTCCCGGTGCCATCAATGCCCTCGAAAACAATTAAAAGACCTGTTCGTTTCATTACTATTCCTGCAACGGCTGACACCGGTGGTTAAAAAAATTGAATATCTCTTTGTGGCTATAACAGAATCTTTAAACGATTATTGGCGATCTCAGCCGCCATTTGGAATGCTGCAAGCAAGCTTTCCGGACTGGCAACACCCTTCCCTGCTATATCATATGCAGTCCCATGATCAACTGAGGTTCGCACAATCGGTAGTCCGATAGTCACATTTACGCCATCAGCAAAATGCAGTAATTTAAAAGGAATTAGCCCCTGGTCATGGTACATGCAGACCACAGCATCAAATTTACCACTGACAGCGTGATTAAAAACAGTGTCCGGAGGAAAAGGGCCTTTTACATTCCACATATCAGATGATCTCGTTACCGCTGGGCCAATAACTCTTTGTTCTTCATCACCAAAAAGTCCATCTTCACCGGCATGAGGATTAAAACCTGCGACTGCTATCCTGGGGCTGGCAATACCAAAATCCGTCTGTAACGAACGAGCTGTAAGGTCAATTAATCGACAGACCGCGTCCACAGATAAATGCTTTGCAACCTCGCTTAAGGCTTGATGAATTGTAACCAGTGTCACCCGTAAAGATTTACCAGCCATCATCATCGCATACTCTGTGCTATGGCACAAGTCCGCCAGCATTTCAGTATGACCTGGGTATTTATAGCCGGCGGCATTCAAAGCTGTTTTGGTAATCGGACAGGTCACAAGAGCTGCAACCTGCCCCTGTTGAACTGCGGCAACAGCCCGGATTATGTAAGATGCCATGGCTTGGCCTGTAGTCGTATCAGGCTTTCCCCAGACGAGCTTATGCCGGCTCAAATCAACCCCGTTATCAGTCTCTGGAACCTGACAGACGTAGATCGCCTCCTTACCACAACGCTCGCCGGGCAACCAAGGAATAAACTTTACCTCCAGACCCATGGCGGCGGCGCATTTTTGCAGAACATGAATATCGCCAAAAATTACCGCCCTTGCCGCAAAAGAGTTACTATCCCGATAACTTTTCAGGATAATTTCAGGTCCGATCCCAACCGGACAGCCCATAGTGATTGCAATTGGCAGAGGCCGATGCATGTCGTCTGAAAGTTTAATCATAGCTTAGGTCAAATGCATTTTTAATGAGATCAAACTGTGGCTTTTCGTTCGCTTTAATCATGACGGAAAGTACATCAAACCGGGCATCGCAGTCGTGTAACTCGTACTGATTGATATATGCCAATGCAGCTTTAGAGATCTGTTGCTGTTTTTTGTAGGTAACTGCTTCTGCTGGAACACCATAGCACAGACCAGTTCTGGTCTTCACCTCCACAAACACCAGTACATCGTGATCTAGAGCAATAACATCAACCTCTCCAGCACGAACCCTGAAATTCATTTCTTTAATACAATACCCTTTCTTTTCAAGGTATCGAGCAGCAAGTTCTTCGCCATGCATGCCCAGTTGCTTATTAGTCACCGGCAACAACCACCTTTGGCGCGAAAAACTCCTTAACCCCGGCAAACGATTTGCGGTGGATAGGACAGGGGCCGTGAACCTCCAGTGCCTTACGATGCTCCGCTGTCGGATAGCCTTTGTTTTTAAGAAAATTATAGTGCGGATATTGCCGATGATACGCAGTCATCAAGGCATCACGAGTTACCTTTGCAACAATCGAAGCTGCCGCGATTGAAGCACTACGCGAATCACCCTTAATAAGCGCGTGCTGAGCAAGAGCGACAGGAACTGGAAACTTGCCATCAACTAAAAGAAAATCTGGTTTAAGTGCTAATTGCTCTTGGGATTTTTTCATAGCCAATAGCGATGCCTGCAGAATATTGACGCGATCAATTTTGGCTTCGGATATAACGCCAACACCGATTATCGCACCATTTGCTTTAAGAACATCATAAAGATGTTCACGGGTTTTAGCTGACAATTTTTTGGAGTCATCAAATACGGAAAAATCACAGGAAGGAGGAAGAATCACACTGGCGGCAACAACTGGCCCGGCCAAGGGCCCACGTCCGACCTCATCAACCCCGGCGATTGCCCGATAGCCTTGTCGGGCAAGTTCTCGCTCAAAAGAAAACGTATCTTTTTCTTCGAATAAGGGGAATAAGAATTGAGGCTCTCCACGTAAATTTCCGTTTTTCATCAACGTAACCAACCGGACACCTTACAAGGATTATAGGAGGCAAACTGAAAGAAGAACAGCGGACATTATATAACAAAACCTGCCGGCATTAAAAACGCCGACAGGTTTAATGATAATTGCGTATCTCCGAACCAAATACAGTCGCCCAAACCGAGCGAATCAGGCTGACCTTGGAAACCGGAACCCCACAAAAGCTAAGCCCTTGACAGTATCAAGGAGCTCGGGGTTATTAGGGGCAAAATTACGCAGTCTATTACCGCATACCCCTTTCTTTAATTCGAGCTGCTTTACCACGTAAATCCCTGAGGTAGTAAAGACGAGATCGTTTTACACGACCCAGGGTATCAACCTCAATCTTTTCAAGACGAGGTGAATGTAAGGCAAAGGTTTTTTCCACGCCTACACCATGAGACATTTTACGTACTGTAAAATGAGCACCCATGCCACCACGTTTGCGTTTCAAAACAACACCTTTAAATATCTGCACACGTTCTTTCTCACCCTCAATGATTCTGATGTGAACACTGACGGTATCACCTGGACGGAAATCCGGCAGGTCAAAACGCATACTTTCTCTTTCAATTTTGTCTAACATATTCATAGCCATAATACTCACCCTGTAACTGTTATTTGATCAATATTTGATATACTTTATTAAAAGTCGGTATTAAACACCCAACAACCTATCCAAGATTATAGACACAGCCGAACGCACAGAAAGATGATTATAACTTCCAACTCCGCCAAGTGGAGGAAGTACTGCATCAACGTGATCAAAAAGTTCCACCGACATTCCTGATGCAGTGCCAAACAACAGCAATACAGGTTCATCTCGTTGAAGCCTTTCTTTAACCTCGTCATACCCATGTCGATTGGGCATTTCGCGGGCCGAGGTAGCAAGTATCAGTGGCTTCGTCCCCCACTTTTCTTGCGTTACTGCAAATAACTGCTCAACATCATCAACCAACTGGATTAAAGAAAAAGCCTCTTTTCTATCAGGGTTGTGTCGTGAACCATGACCAGTCTGCCAGTGATCAATTATCTCCTGAACCAATTTTTGCTGGTCAGCAAAAGGGGTAACGACATAAAACGTATCAACCCCATAAGTACGACTTGCACGAGCAATATCATGCAAGTCAAGATTTGTTACTGCTGAGCCAATGAGCTCATTATTCCTATTACAAACCGGATAATGAATGAGTGCAACATCAACCTTCAAATCTTCGTATCCAGCAGAGTTAACTGACCGGCAATACCACTGGAAGCCAACAGCTTCTTTTCTTTCTTACTGAAGGTCACTTCCTTCAAAAGCTCCGGCCGTCGTTCGATCGTTCGTTTCACAGATTCCAACAGCCGCCACTCTTCAATCTTCTTATGATCGCCGCTAAGCAGTACATCCGGCACATCAACA
This window of the Desulfobulbaceae bacterium genome carries:
- a CDS encoding YraN family protein, with protein sequence MPVTNKQLGMHGEELAARYLEKKGYCIKEMNFRVRAGEVDVIALDHDVLVFVEVKTRTGLCYGVPAEAVTYKKQQQISKAALAYINQYELHDCDARFDVLSVMIKANEKPQFDLIKNAFDLSYD
- a CDS encoding dTMP kinase, which translates into the protein MKRTGLLIVFEGIDGTGKTTQIRLLAEQLHKRGLDVIATREPTDGTYGQKIRALYSNRNSVTKEEELALFIRDRKEHVERLINPALRQGKVVLTDRYYLSTAAYQGAAGIDSESILKINEEFAPRPDLAIIIELPVEESVLRIEKYRKESLNDFEQEESLRRVSQAFSGMKRDFIRRVDGLKNIDAVHQEIMVYVEQLLE
- a CDS encoding RNA methyltransferase; translated protein: MKVDVALIHYPVCNRNNELIGSAVTNLDLHDIARASRTYGVDTFYVVTPFADQQKLVQEIIDHWQTGHGSRHNPDRKEAFSLIQLVDDVEQLFAVTQEKWGTKPLILATSAREMPNRHGYDEVKERLQRDEPVLLLFGTASGMSVELFDHVDAVLPPLGGVGSYNHLSVRSAVSIILDRLLGV
- the rplS gene encoding 50S ribosomal protein L19, which encodes MNMLDKIERESMRFDLPDFRPGDTVSVHIRIIEGEKERVQIFKGVVLKRKRGGMGAHFTVRKMSHGVGVEKTFALHSPRLEKIEVDTLGRVKRSRLYYLRDLRGKAARIKERGMR
- a CDS encoding ribonuclease HII, yielding MKNGNLRGEPQFLFPLFEEKDTFSFERELARQGYRAIAGVDEVGRGPLAGPVVAASVILPPSCDFSVFDDSKKLSAKTREHLYDVLKANGAIIGVGVISEAKIDRVNILQASLLAMKKSQEQLALKPDFLLVDGKFPVPVALAQHALIKGDSRSASIAAASIVAKVTRDALMTAYHRQYPHYNFLKNKGYPTAEHRKALEVHGPCPIHRKSFAGVKEFFAPKVVVAGD
- the pdxA gene encoding 4-hydroxythreonine-4-phosphate dehydrogenase PdxA is translated as MGCPVGIGPEIILKSYRDSNSFAARAVIFGDIHVLQKCAAAMGLEVKFIPWLPGERCGKEAIYVCQVPETDNGVDLSRHKLVWGKPDTTTGQAMASYIIRAVAAVQQGQVAALVTCPITKTALNAAGYKYPGHTEMLADLCHSTEYAMMMAGKSLRVTLVTIHQALSEVAKHLSVDAVCRLIDLTARSLQTDFGIASPRIAVAGFNPHAGEDGLFGDEEQRVIGPAVTRSSDMWNVKGPFPPDTVFNHAVSGKFDAVVCMYHDQGLIPFKLLHFADGVNVTIGLPIVRTSVDHGTAYDIAGKGVASPESLLAAFQMAAEIANNRLKILL